The proteins below come from a single Halictus rubicundus isolate RS-2024b chromosome 13, iyHalRubi1_principal, whole genome shotgun sequence genomic window:
- the Crag gene encoding DENN domain-containing protein Crag isoform X1, with translation MDERRVADYFVIAGLPGQDSDFENDNETQEKLEDWYQEGTHVKDMHMKPPITDLVIIFPALGEQCPEGYTLLSQTVSGLPADLNHGSLRTNECYLCYRRGRDKPPLVDIGVIYDGKERIMQDAKMVLETPKGHLANVNNSTSRIFVTYRRASHKMSCNSLVVTDICVILANKGETPPHAFCVINKNLNKGMLGSDVYLCYKKSMNRANLISFKPAVLYKYPMSDYNSFVFPNSVAMFCLPMGATIECWPKMASKPKPVFSTFVLTVADAAQKIYGSAITFYEEVELEMDISNSKENQQLPDILAENIQNSVDHTEIDKGQSQVKALKQTGILKKLTQLQLEKLQLTDPASQSLNISKSICILSHWPFFDTFEKFLVFLHSMVNNKPQNVPIEKYIAYFLYDIPFPSPQRPRILVQLSSNDRLILTQPEDLALPRSGASFRQLLTNLGPDNCLLILLLILTEQKILVHSLRPDVLTSVSEAIAMILFPFKWQCPYIPLCPLGLAEVLHAPLPFLIGVDSRFFDLYDPPSDVNCVNLDTNNIAICDDKKYLNVKLLPKKAARQLRNWLEHLYSKLISLGKSYSSMKDIDDEEFSVDKEFQQKRKEQALELEIQDAFLRFTATVLKGYRAFLLPITKAPTVGSTDPTSLFNIQAFLRSRDKAHAKFYSMLVKTQMFIRFIEETSFVSDMDMAGLAFFDECTERVEDENVPLLELDESQHSERTVFIPPPEAGPNQTPIVYRTFKLNPDLIRPQKHFNIRNANLSAFGIIPGSPMARRTKHEIKVAQRMARKQAAKPNRWGRCLLGTCYSLWFLHLPAMLQVSNQPATILHQAYDLLVKMSKLHLDPIEEVCYRAMMQLCGVYGQPVLAVKLLFHMKRSGVQPNALTYGFYNKAVLEATWPSDMTNSSQLMWNKLRNAIVGAALFKRAGKRSARRRLSSTADLSTVDGKTANMEHAFSRSSLDSSHSQDTEAAHSDSTKGSSTSDLPEYGPFEIKKLPRQNSIVKDSVALNAIQMEELNDLPMTQRLVPNLESPLKSPIRTPVTENDPLGALINDETPIVSPSEENDSNCSTCTLTVFNNVEERPGGPLLFRSNVLPRSATFHQSIDETTGVAIGGHLQRSETMPHSVAQQGEQDKERERLVELSSLWSQKDSVTSSLSSLGSSLKLSFNTHFSTTSLTGKKSNELILGGLNSLKSAATTVVKKFDVIKEAISATSTPVKLKERDYRMSHGASHESLDSAEGSVQDRNEAMKMTADGNIDSCLDDLECLYSKGSRELDERIAVELVLSSASRCHHCATILYDEEIMAGWQPEDSNLNTVCQYCDKATVPLLTITILDYRCKANERKNDPLMGALVELLDKPKELLEPTTVPYLNPLVLRKELESVLSQEGDTCLTKHKFIEEHPIVYWNLIWYFERINLTSHLPDLWLSNDKMHEQINYGAVGVKTMWDNERLHMDRLPMYLQWKFNVAEDKTLMQSVITNVRRNDLADPIKRVALERSRNQAPDQPLFSIYRDILFLAFTVLGRGNIDQGVFDREYTLSLERLSEGEQKLLCKMDAPPSMMSVYCRHYFKQLSV, from the exons ATGGATGAAAGGAGGGTAGCAGATTATTTTGTTATCGCTGGTTTGCCTGGTCAAGATAGTGATTTTGAAAATGATAACGAAACTCAAGAGAAATTGGAAGATTGGTACCAAGAGGGAACGCATGTTAAGGACATGCACATGAAACCTCCGATCACTGATCTTGTCATTATATTCCCAGCATTAGGCGAACAATGTCCGGAAGGATACACTTTGTTATCGCAAACCGTTTCGGGTTTACCCGCTGATTTAAATCACGGTAGCTTAAGAACAAACGAATGTTATTTATGTTATCGGAGAGGGAGAGACAAACCTCCTTTAGTTGATATAG GTGTCATATACGATGGCAAAGAACGGATAATGCAAGATGCTAAAATGGTGTTGGAAACTCCTAAGGGACACTTGGCGAACGTGAACAACTCGACGTCAAGAATCTTTGTCACGTACAGACGGGCAAGTCATAAAATGTCCTGCAACTCTTTAGTCGTGACAGACATATGCGTGATCTTGGCGAATAAAGGAGAAACACCTCCGCACGCTTTCTGCGTTATCAATAAGAACTTGAACAAAGGGATGCTGGGCAGCGATGTATATTTGTGTTACAAGAAGTCGATGAATCGCGCGAACCTGATATCATTCAAACCGGCCGTGCTGTACAAATATCCGATGTCGGACTACAATAGTTTCGTTTTCCCGAATTCCGTCGCGATGTTTTGTTTGCCGATGGGAGCGACGATAGAATGTTGGCCGAAAATGGCCAGCAAGCCGAAACCGGTGTTTTCGACGTTTGTTTTAACCGTTGCCGACGCGGCTCAGAAAATATATGGTTCGGCGATTACGTTTTACGAGGAGGTCGAACTGGAGATGGACATTTCCAATTCGAAAGAGAATCAACAATTGCCTGACATTCTCGCGGAGAACATTCAGAATTCTG tTGACCATACAGAAATCGATAAGGGACAGTCGCAAGTAAAAGCGCTTAAGCAGACTGGAATACTTAAGAAGCTTACCCAACTCCAATTGGAGAAGCTGCAGTTGACGGATCCCGCTTCGCAGTCGTTGAACATCAGTAAATCGATATGCATCCTGTCCCACTGGCCGTTCTTCGACACGTTCgagaaatttttagtttttctaCATAGCATGGTTAACAACAAACCGCAGAACGTTCCTATTGAGAAGTATATAGCATATTTTTTGTACGACATACCGTTCCCGAGCCCGCAGAGACCAAGAATCCTTGTACAATTAAGTAGCAACGACAGATTAATTTTAACGCAACCGGAGGACTTGGCGTTGCCTAGGTCCGGCGCCAGTTTCCGGCAGTTACTTACTAATTTAGGGCCTGACAATTGTTTACTCATATTGCTGTTAATATTAACCGAGCAGAAGATACTTGTACATTCGTTGCGTCCCGATGTTCTCACATCGGTCAGCGAAGCTATCGCGATGATATTGTTTCCGTTCAAGTGGCAGTGTCCGTACATACCACTGTGTCCATTAGGTTTGGCAGAG GTGTTGCACGCTCCGTTACCGTTTTTAATCGGCGTGGATTCTAGATTCTTCGACCTGTACGATCCACCGTCCGATGTTAATTGCGTTAATTTGGATACGAATAATATAGCGATTTGCGACGACAAGAAATATCTGAACGTAAAACTGCTGCCGAAGAAGGCAGCCAGACAACTTCGCAATTGGCTGGAACATCTTTACTCGAAGCTGATCTCTTTGGGGAAAAGTTATTCGTCCATGAAAG aCATAGACGACGAAGAGTTCAGTGTCGACAAAGAGTTCCAACAGAAGCGGAAGGAGCAAGCTTTGGAACTTGAAATACAAGATGCTTTTTTAAGATTCACCGCGACCGTATTGAAAGGATATCGCGCTTTCTTATTACCGATCACGAAAGCTCCAACGGTTGGCTCAACGGATCCGACCAGTTTGTTTAATATACAGGCGTTTCTCAGAAGTCGAGACAAGGCTCACGCGAAATTTTATAGTATGTTAGTGAAGACACAGATGTTTATAAG GTTTATAGAAGAAACGAGTTTTGTATCCGACATGGATATGGCGGGTCTAGCGTTTTTCGACGAATGCACGGAACGCGTCGAGgatgaaaatg TACCACTTCTGGAATTGGACGAATCTCAGCACAGCGAACGAACAGTATTTATACCTCCACCGGAAGCTGGACCGAATCAGACACCGATCGTTTATCGCACATTCAAATTGAATCCAGATCTGATAAGGCCACAGAAACACTTCAACATAAGAAATGCGAATTTAAGTGCCTTCGGTATAATACCAGGAAGTCCCATGGCACGCAGAACCAAACACGAAATTAAGGTGGCGCAAAGGATGGCGCGCAAACAG GCAGCGAAGCCGAATCGGTGGGGCAGATGTCTGCTCGGCACCTGTTACAGCCTTTGGTTTCTACACCTGCCTGCTATGTTGCAAGTGTCTAACCAGCCAGCTACAATTTTACATCAGGCGTACGATCTGCTAGTGAAAATGTCGAAATTGCACCTCGATCCTATCGAAGAG GTCTGTTACCGAGCTATGATGCAGCTTTGCGGCGTTTACGGGCAACCTGTGCTAGCTGTGAAATTATTGTTTCACATGAAACGTAGCGGAGTCCAGCCTAATGCTCTCACATATGGATTTTACAACAAG GCTGTACTCGAAGCAACTTGGCCGTCCGACATGACTAATTCCAGCCAATTGATGTGGAACAAACTCCGAAACGCCATAGTCGGCGCTGCGTTGTTCAAGAGGGCCGGCAAACGCAGCGCTAGACGAAGGTTGAGCTCGACCGCCGATTTGTCGACTGTCGACGGTAAAACCGCGAATATGGAACACGCGTTTTCTAGGTCCAGCCTGGACAGCTCTCATTCTCAGGACACGGAAGCTGCGCACAGCGATT CTACGAAAGGAAGTTCCACCTCGGATCTGCCGGAGTATGGGCCATTCGAAATAAAAAAGCTTCCTCGGCAGAACAGTATAGTGAAAGACTCTGTGGCGTTGAACGCTATACAAATGGAGGAACTCAATGATTTACCGATGACACAAAG ATTGGTTCCAAACTTGGAGTCGCCATTGAAGAGTCCCATACGCACACCGGTTACCGAGAATGATCCGTTGGGCGCCCTAATCAACGACGAGACGCCAATCGTTTCGCCTTCGGAAGAGAACGACTCGAATTGCTCAACGTGTACACTAACTGTTTTTAATAATGTCGAGGAGAGACCGGGAGGACCGCTTTTATTTCGAAG caACGTCTTGCCACGTAGCGCAACATTTCATCAATCTATAGACGAAACGACCGGCGTAGCGATAGGCGGCCATTTACAAAGAAGTGAAACAATGCCCCACTCTGTGGCGCAGCAAGGGGAACAAGACAAAGAGAGGGAGAGGCTGGTAGAATTGAGCAGCCTTTGGTCTCAAAAGGACAGTGTCACCTCCAGCCTGTCCAGCCTAGGATCTAGTTTGAAACTTAGTTTTAA TACTCATTTCAGCACCACAAGTTTAACAGGGAAAAAGTCGAATGAACTGATACTCGGTGGCTTGAACAGCTTAAAATCGGCCGCCACAACGGTGGTAAAAAAATTCGACGTGATCAAAGAAGCTATTTCCGCGACCAGCACGCCCGTGAAACTGAAAGAGCGGGACTACAGAATGTCTCACGGAGCGTCGCACGAATCGCTGGATTCGGCAGAGGGTTCTGTGCAAGATCGGAACGAAGCCATGAAAATGACTG CTGATGGAAATATAGACTCTTGTTTGGACGATCTGGAATGTTTATATTCGAAAGGATCAAGAGAACTCGACGAACGAATCGCTGTCGAGCTTGTACTGTCTAGCGCTAGTCGATGTCATCATTGTGCCACCATACTCTACGACGAAGAGATCATGGCTGGCTGGCAACCGGAAGACTCAAATTTAAACACGGTCTGCCAGTATTGTGACAAGGCGACGGTACCTCTGCTGACTATAACGATATTAGACTATAG ATGCAAAGCAAATGAAAGGAAGAACGATCCTCTAATGGGAGCACTAGTTGAACTTTTGGACAAACCGAAAGAATTATTGGAACCTACCACAGTGCCATATTTGAACCCTTTAGTTCTAAGGAAGGAGTTAGAAAGTGTCTTAAGCCAAGAAGGTGATACATGTCTCACGAAGCATAAGTTCATCGAAGAACATCCAATAGTGTATTGGAATCTTATATGGTACTTTGAACGAATTAATTTAACGAGTCACCTGCCAGATCTATGGCTAAGTAACGATAAGATGCACGAACAAATAAACTATGGTGCAGTAGGTGTCAAAACCATGTGGGATAACGAGAGACTCCATATGGATCGTCTGCCTATGTACCTCCAATGGAAATTCAACGTTGCAGAGGATAAAAC GTTAATGCAGTCAGTGATCACGAACGTTCGTCGAAATGATCTAGCGGATCCTATTAAAAGAGTGGCCTTAGAAAGAAGCAGAAATCAAGCACCTGACCAACCTCTATTTTCTATATACCGTGATATCTTGTTTTTGGCATTTACTGTCTTGGGTAGAGGAAATATTGATCAAG GTGTTTTCGACAGAGAGTATACTTTATCATTAGAGAGATTATCGGAAGGTGAGCAGAAGCTGTTGTGTAAAATGGATGCTCCGCCCTCGATGATGTCAGTGTACTGCAGACATTATTTTAAGCAACTGAGCGTGTAA
- the Crag gene encoding DENN domain-containing protein Crag isoform X2, with translation MDERRVADYFVIAGLPGQDSDFENDNETQEKLEDWYQEGTHVKDMHMKPPITDLVIIFPALGEQCPEGYTLLSQTVSGLPADLNHGSLRTNECYLCYRRGRDKPPLVDIGVIYDGKERIMQDAKMVLETPKGHLANVNNSTSRIFVTYRRASHKMSCNSLVVTDICVILANKGETPPHAFCVINKNLNKGMLGSDVYLCYKKSMNRANLISFKPAVLYKYPMSDYNSFVFPNSVAMFCLPMGATIECWPKMASKPKPVFSTFVLTVADAAQKIYGSAITFYEEVELEMDISNSKENQQLPDILAENIQNSVDHTEIDKGQSQVKALKQTGILKKLTQLQLEKLQLTDPASQSLNISKSICILSHWPFFDTFEKFLVFLHSMVNNKPQNVPIEKYIAYFLYDIPFPSPQRPRILVQLSSNDRLILTQPEDLALPRSGASFRQLLTNLGPDNCLLILLLILTEQKILVHSLRPDVLTSVSEAIAMILFPFKWQCPYIPLCPLGLAEVLHAPLPFLIGVDSRFFDLYDPPSDVNCVNLDTNNIAICDDKKYLNVKLLPKKAARQLRNWLEHLYSKLISLGKSYSSMKDIDDEEFSVDKEFQQKRKEQALELEIQDAFLRFTATVLKGYRAFLLPITKAPTVGSTDPTSLFNIQAFLRSRDKAHAKFYSMLVKTQMFIRFIEETSFVSDMDMAGLAFFDECTERVEDENVPLLELDESQHSERTVFIPPPEAGPNQTPIVYRTFKLNPDLIRPQKHFNIRNANLSAFGIIPGSPMARRTKHEIKVAQRMARKQAAKPNRWGRCLLGTCYSLWFLHLPAMLQVSNQPATILHQAYDLLVKMSKLHLDPIEEVCYRAMMQLCGVYGQPVLAVKLLFHMKRSGVQPNALTYGFYNKAVLEATWPSDMTNSSQLMWNKLRNAIVGAALFKRAGKRSARRRLSSTADLSTVDGKTANMEHAFSRSSLDSSHSQDTEAAHSDSTKGSSTSDLPEYGPFEIKKLPRQNSIVKDSVALNAIQMEELNDLPMTQRLVPNLESPLKSPIRTPVTENDPLGALINDETPIVSPSEENDSNCSTCTLTVFNNVEERPGGPLLFRSNVLPRSATFHQSIDETTGVAIGGHLQRSETMPHSVAQQGEQDKERERLVELSSLWSQKDSVTSSLSSLGSSLKLSFNTTSLTGKKSNELILGGLNSLKSAATTVVKKFDVIKEAISATSTPVKLKERDYRMSHGASHESLDSAEGSVQDRNEAMKMTADGNIDSCLDDLECLYSKGSRELDERIAVELVLSSASRCHHCATILYDEEIMAGWQPEDSNLNTVCQYCDKATVPLLTITILDYRCKANERKNDPLMGALVELLDKPKELLEPTTVPYLNPLVLRKELESVLSQEGDTCLTKHKFIEEHPIVYWNLIWYFERINLTSHLPDLWLSNDKMHEQINYGAVGVKTMWDNERLHMDRLPMYLQWKFNVAEDKTLMQSVITNVRRNDLADPIKRVALERSRNQAPDQPLFSIYRDILFLAFTVLGRGNIDQGVFDREYTLSLERLSEGEQKLLCKMDAPPSMMSVYCRHYFKQLSV, from the exons ATGGATGAAAGGAGGGTAGCAGATTATTTTGTTATCGCTGGTTTGCCTGGTCAAGATAGTGATTTTGAAAATGATAACGAAACTCAAGAGAAATTGGAAGATTGGTACCAAGAGGGAACGCATGTTAAGGACATGCACATGAAACCTCCGATCACTGATCTTGTCATTATATTCCCAGCATTAGGCGAACAATGTCCGGAAGGATACACTTTGTTATCGCAAACCGTTTCGGGTTTACCCGCTGATTTAAATCACGGTAGCTTAAGAACAAACGAATGTTATTTATGTTATCGGAGAGGGAGAGACAAACCTCCTTTAGTTGATATAG GTGTCATATACGATGGCAAAGAACGGATAATGCAAGATGCTAAAATGGTGTTGGAAACTCCTAAGGGACACTTGGCGAACGTGAACAACTCGACGTCAAGAATCTTTGTCACGTACAGACGGGCAAGTCATAAAATGTCCTGCAACTCTTTAGTCGTGACAGACATATGCGTGATCTTGGCGAATAAAGGAGAAACACCTCCGCACGCTTTCTGCGTTATCAATAAGAACTTGAACAAAGGGATGCTGGGCAGCGATGTATATTTGTGTTACAAGAAGTCGATGAATCGCGCGAACCTGATATCATTCAAACCGGCCGTGCTGTACAAATATCCGATGTCGGACTACAATAGTTTCGTTTTCCCGAATTCCGTCGCGATGTTTTGTTTGCCGATGGGAGCGACGATAGAATGTTGGCCGAAAATGGCCAGCAAGCCGAAACCGGTGTTTTCGACGTTTGTTTTAACCGTTGCCGACGCGGCTCAGAAAATATATGGTTCGGCGATTACGTTTTACGAGGAGGTCGAACTGGAGATGGACATTTCCAATTCGAAAGAGAATCAACAATTGCCTGACATTCTCGCGGAGAACATTCAGAATTCTG tTGACCATACAGAAATCGATAAGGGACAGTCGCAAGTAAAAGCGCTTAAGCAGACTGGAATACTTAAGAAGCTTACCCAACTCCAATTGGAGAAGCTGCAGTTGACGGATCCCGCTTCGCAGTCGTTGAACATCAGTAAATCGATATGCATCCTGTCCCACTGGCCGTTCTTCGACACGTTCgagaaatttttagtttttctaCATAGCATGGTTAACAACAAACCGCAGAACGTTCCTATTGAGAAGTATATAGCATATTTTTTGTACGACATACCGTTCCCGAGCCCGCAGAGACCAAGAATCCTTGTACAATTAAGTAGCAACGACAGATTAATTTTAACGCAACCGGAGGACTTGGCGTTGCCTAGGTCCGGCGCCAGTTTCCGGCAGTTACTTACTAATTTAGGGCCTGACAATTGTTTACTCATATTGCTGTTAATATTAACCGAGCAGAAGATACTTGTACATTCGTTGCGTCCCGATGTTCTCACATCGGTCAGCGAAGCTATCGCGATGATATTGTTTCCGTTCAAGTGGCAGTGTCCGTACATACCACTGTGTCCATTAGGTTTGGCAGAG GTGTTGCACGCTCCGTTACCGTTTTTAATCGGCGTGGATTCTAGATTCTTCGACCTGTACGATCCACCGTCCGATGTTAATTGCGTTAATTTGGATACGAATAATATAGCGATTTGCGACGACAAGAAATATCTGAACGTAAAACTGCTGCCGAAGAAGGCAGCCAGACAACTTCGCAATTGGCTGGAACATCTTTACTCGAAGCTGATCTCTTTGGGGAAAAGTTATTCGTCCATGAAAG aCATAGACGACGAAGAGTTCAGTGTCGACAAAGAGTTCCAACAGAAGCGGAAGGAGCAAGCTTTGGAACTTGAAATACAAGATGCTTTTTTAAGATTCACCGCGACCGTATTGAAAGGATATCGCGCTTTCTTATTACCGATCACGAAAGCTCCAACGGTTGGCTCAACGGATCCGACCAGTTTGTTTAATATACAGGCGTTTCTCAGAAGTCGAGACAAGGCTCACGCGAAATTTTATAGTATGTTAGTGAAGACACAGATGTTTATAAG GTTTATAGAAGAAACGAGTTTTGTATCCGACATGGATATGGCGGGTCTAGCGTTTTTCGACGAATGCACGGAACGCGTCGAGgatgaaaatg TACCACTTCTGGAATTGGACGAATCTCAGCACAGCGAACGAACAGTATTTATACCTCCACCGGAAGCTGGACCGAATCAGACACCGATCGTTTATCGCACATTCAAATTGAATCCAGATCTGATAAGGCCACAGAAACACTTCAACATAAGAAATGCGAATTTAAGTGCCTTCGGTATAATACCAGGAAGTCCCATGGCACGCAGAACCAAACACGAAATTAAGGTGGCGCAAAGGATGGCGCGCAAACAG GCAGCGAAGCCGAATCGGTGGGGCAGATGTCTGCTCGGCACCTGTTACAGCCTTTGGTTTCTACACCTGCCTGCTATGTTGCAAGTGTCTAACCAGCCAGCTACAATTTTACATCAGGCGTACGATCTGCTAGTGAAAATGTCGAAATTGCACCTCGATCCTATCGAAGAG GTCTGTTACCGAGCTATGATGCAGCTTTGCGGCGTTTACGGGCAACCTGTGCTAGCTGTGAAATTATTGTTTCACATGAAACGTAGCGGAGTCCAGCCTAATGCTCTCACATATGGATTTTACAACAAG GCTGTACTCGAAGCAACTTGGCCGTCCGACATGACTAATTCCAGCCAATTGATGTGGAACAAACTCCGAAACGCCATAGTCGGCGCTGCGTTGTTCAAGAGGGCCGGCAAACGCAGCGCTAGACGAAGGTTGAGCTCGACCGCCGATTTGTCGACTGTCGACGGTAAAACCGCGAATATGGAACACGCGTTTTCTAGGTCCAGCCTGGACAGCTCTCATTCTCAGGACACGGAAGCTGCGCACAGCGATT CTACGAAAGGAAGTTCCACCTCGGATCTGCCGGAGTATGGGCCATTCGAAATAAAAAAGCTTCCTCGGCAGAACAGTATAGTGAAAGACTCTGTGGCGTTGAACGCTATACAAATGGAGGAACTCAATGATTTACCGATGACACAAAG ATTGGTTCCAAACTTGGAGTCGCCATTGAAGAGTCCCATACGCACACCGGTTACCGAGAATGATCCGTTGGGCGCCCTAATCAACGACGAGACGCCAATCGTTTCGCCTTCGGAAGAGAACGACTCGAATTGCTCAACGTGTACACTAACTGTTTTTAATAATGTCGAGGAGAGACCGGGAGGACCGCTTTTATTTCGAAG caACGTCTTGCCACGTAGCGCAACATTTCATCAATCTATAGACGAAACGACCGGCGTAGCGATAGGCGGCCATTTACAAAGAAGTGAAACAATGCCCCACTCTGTGGCGCAGCAAGGGGAACAAGACAAAGAGAGGGAGAGGCTGGTAGAATTGAGCAGCCTTTGGTCTCAAAAGGACAGTGTCACCTCCAGCCTGTCCAGCCTAGGATCTAGTTTGAAACTTAGTTTTAA CACCACAAGTTTAACAGGGAAAAAGTCGAATGAACTGATACTCGGTGGCTTGAACAGCTTAAAATCGGCCGCCACAACGGTGGTAAAAAAATTCGACGTGATCAAAGAAGCTATTTCCGCGACCAGCACGCCCGTGAAACTGAAAGAGCGGGACTACAGAATGTCTCACGGAGCGTCGCACGAATCGCTGGATTCGGCAGAGGGTTCTGTGCAAGATCGGAACGAAGCCATGAAAATGACTG CTGATGGAAATATAGACTCTTGTTTGGACGATCTGGAATGTTTATATTCGAAAGGATCAAGAGAACTCGACGAACGAATCGCTGTCGAGCTTGTACTGTCTAGCGCTAGTCGATGTCATCATTGTGCCACCATACTCTACGACGAAGAGATCATGGCTGGCTGGCAACCGGAAGACTCAAATTTAAACACGGTCTGCCAGTATTGTGACAAGGCGACGGTACCTCTGCTGACTATAACGATATTAGACTATAG ATGCAAAGCAAATGAAAGGAAGAACGATCCTCTAATGGGAGCACTAGTTGAACTTTTGGACAAACCGAAAGAATTATTGGAACCTACCACAGTGCCATATTTGAACCCTTTAGTTCTAAGGAAGGAGTTAGAAAGTGTCTTAAGCCAAGAAGGTGATACATGTCTCACGAAGCATAAGTTCATCGAAGAACATCCAATAGTGTATTGGAATCTTATATGGTACTTTGAACGAATTAATTTAACGAGTCACCTGCCAGATCTATGGCTAAGTAACGATAAGATGCACGAACAAATAAACTATGGTGCAGTAGGTGTCAAAACCATGTGGGATAACGAGAGACTCCATATGGATCGTCTGCCTATGTACCTCCAATGGAAATTCAACGTTGCAGAGGATAAAAC GTTAATGCAGTCAGTGATCACGAACGTTCGTCGAAATGATCTAGCGGATCCTATTAAAAGAGTGGCCTTAGAAAGAAGCAGAAATCAAGCACCTGACCAACCTCTATTTTCTATATACCGTGATATCTTGTTTTTGGCATTTACTGTCTTGGGTAGAGGAAATATTGATCAAG GTGTTTTCGACAGAGAGTATACTTTATCATTAGAGAGATTATCGGAAGGTGAGCAGAAGCTGTTGTGTAAAATGGATGCTCCGCCCTCGATGATGTCAGTGTACTGCAGACATTATTTTAAGCAACTGAGCGTGTAA
- the LOC143360123 gene encoding E3 ubiquitin-protein ligase ZNRF1 isoform X1, with protein MGAKPSAVAQSAGGNGQSSTGENETTMQSFSLLRSLPEGVSMLQHQQGNQSQTSRVSGDSRQRARSLSSVPDLPSEEQSLAAAVGVGVSQALGLPQLDSDDADEDGGRVYAAHSLPSHIWSLNGLKCPVCSKFILPDDIECHLVMCLTKPRLSYNEDVLSDEKGECVICLEDLQPGDVIARLPCLCIYHKNCIDKWFQVNRSCPEHPGD; from the exons ATGGGAGCTAAACCAAGTGCCGTAGCACAATCTGCTGGAGGCAATGGGCAATCCTCTACCGGAGAGAATGAGACTACCATGCAGAGTTTTTCTCTGCTCCGCTCTCTACCCGAAGGTGTTAGCATGTTGCAACATCAGCAAGGCAATCAGTCTCAGACTTCTCGAGTATCGGGAGATAGCAGGCAACGTGCTCGTTCATTGAGTTCAGTGCCGGACCTTCCCTCTGAAGAACAAAGCCTTGCTGCCGCTGTCGGTGTTGGAGTCAGCCAAGCACTTGGTCTGCCGCAACTCGATTCGGATGATGCAGATGAAGACGGTGGACGAGTTTACGCTGCCCATAGCTTGCCTTCTCATATTTGGTCCCTCAACG GTCTAAAGTGTCCTGTGTGCTCCAAATTTATTCTACCGGATGATATAGAATGTCACCTGGTCATGTGCCTGACCAAACCACGTCTTAGTTACAATG AAGATGTATTATCTGACGAGAAAGGCGAATGTGTTATCTGTCTTGAAGACTTACAACCTGGTGATGTTATAGCCCGTTTACCATGCCTTTGTATATATCATAAAAA CTGCATTGATAAATGGTTTCAAGTGAATCGTAGTTGCCCCGAGCATCCTGGGGATTGA
- the LOC143360123 gene encoding E3 ubiquitin-protein ligase ZNRF2 isoform X2, producing MMQMKTVDEFTLPIACLLIFGPSTIETKFYYLGWKGSSYADFIMGIIISSCLNESETEVVPTNQVRRILYGLKCPVCSKFILPDDIECHLVMCLTKPRLSYNEDVLSDEKGECVICLEDLQPGDVIARLPCLCIYHKNCIDKWFQVNRSCPEHPGD from the exons ATGATGCAGATGAAGACGGTGGACGAGTTTACGCTGCCCATAGCTTGCCTTCTCATATTTGGTCCCTCAACG ATCGAAACAAAATTTTACTATTTGGGATGGAAGGGGTCAAGTTATGCCGATTTTATTATGGGAATTATAATAAGTTCATGCTTAAATGAGTCTGAGACTGAGGTTGTTCCAACTAATCAAGTGAGAAGAATTCTTTATG GTCTAAAGTGTCCTGTGTGCTCCAAATTTATTCTACCGGATGATATAGAATGTCACCTGGTCATGTGCCTGACCAAACCACGTCTTAGTTACAATG AAGATGTATTATCTGACGAGAAAGGCGAATGTGTTATCTGTCTTGAAGACTTACAACCTGGTGATGTTATAGCCCGTTTACCATGCCTTTGTATATATCATAAAAA CTGCATTGATAAATGGTTTCAAGTGAATCGTAGTTGCCCCGAGCATCCTGGGGATTGA
- the LOC143360197 gene encoding protein stunted isoform X2, translating to MSAWRQAGLNYINYSQIAAKLVRQALKADVRAEAMKRDDVNVRFTQWKDGKPANEK from the exons ATGTCTGCGTGGAGACAAGCAGGATTAAA TTACATCAATTATTCACAAATTGCTGCGAAACTTGTTAGGCAAGCTTTGAAAGCTGACGTTAGGGCAGAAGCTATGAAACGCGACGATGTAAACGTAAGATTTACTCAGTGGAAAGATGGTAAACCAGCTA ATGAAAAGTAA
- the LOC143360197 gene encoding protein stunted isoform X1, which translates to MSAWRQAGLNYINYSQIAAKLVRQALKADVRAEAMKRDDVNVRFTQWKDGKPAKKV; encoded by the exons ATGTCTGCGTGGAGACAAGCAGGATTAAA TTACATCAATTATTCACAAATTGCTGCGAAACTTGTTAGGCAAGCTTTGAAAGCTGACGTTAGGGCAGAAGCTATGAAACGCGACGATGTAAACGTAAGATTTACTCAGTGGAAAGATGGTAAACCAGCTA AAAAAGTCTAA